In one Curtobacterium citreum genomic region, the following are encoded:
- a CDS encoding sigma-70 family RNA polymerase sigma factor — protein sequence MRAQLQTNRDEERAWLLAAAKGDRLAFGRLYGRLRPLVERWVRLVVVDPWQSEEVVQDVFLEVWQIAGRYDPRHTAVAWIRTIAQRRAIDRVRSSQADRQRDLRIGARHLELVDHASLERAEGVLDRAALRDAVRSLPDRQREAVVLRHLVELSGPELADRLGVPLGTAKSRARDGVSALRRSLAHRAGPPR from the coding sequence GTGCGAGCGCAACTGCAGACGAACCGGGACGAAGAACGTGCGTGGCTCCTTGCGGCCGCCAAGGGTGACCGGCTCGCGTTCGGCCGGTTGTACGGTCGGCTCCGACCACTCGTCGAGCGGTGGGTGCGACTCGTGGTGGTCGACCCGTGGCAGTCCGAGGAGGTCGTGCAGGACGTCTTCCTCGAGGTGTGGCAGATCGCCGGACGGTACGACCCCCGGCACACTGCGGTCGCGTGGATCCGGACCATCGCCCAGCGGCGGGCGATCGACCGGGTGCGGTCGAGCCAGGCCGATCGGCAGCGTGACCTGCGCATCGGGGCGCGGCACCTCGAGCTCGTCGACCACGCGTCGCTCGAGCGGGCCGAGGGGGTGCTCGACCGGGCGGCCCTCCGCGACGCCGTCCGGTCGCTGCCGGACCGACAGCGCGAGGCGGTCGTGCTCCGCCACCTGGTCGAGCTGAGCGGCCCGGAGCTCGCGGACCGGCTCGGGGTCCCGCTCGGGACCGCGAAGAGCCGCGCGCGCGACGGCGTCTCGGCGCTCCGGCGTTCCCTGGCGCACCGGGCAGGACCGCCTCGGTAG
- a CDS encoding GntR family transcriptional regulator has translation MPVPSTQPAAERKLLRDTVQDKIRDAIMDGTLEPGERLNDDDLIAWLGVSRTPIREALAELARAGLIEMAPNRYTRVAAPSKDEMLDAFRTLGVIYGGVVRLAVPRFTAAERKKIVAMLDDVAARMDAQHQAEVVREGSDLYGMWADACGNPSLAQLCRATTDGLAFKLRVPEFAELVPNEVVRPELDDLKAAVLAEDPIAAELAMEAIHLLPTRS, from the coding sequence ATGCCCGTACCCTCCACGCAGCCGGCCGCCGAGCGGAAGCTCCTCCGCGACACCGTGCAGGACAAGATCCGTGACGCGATCATGGACGGCACGCTCGAGCCCGGCGAACGTCTGAACGACGACGACCTCATCGCCTGGCTCGGCGTCTCCCGGACCCCCATCCGCGAGGCACTGGCGGAGCTCGCCCGGGCCGGCCTCATCGAGATGGCGCCGAACCGCTACACGCGGGTCGCCGCACCGTCCAAGGACGAGATGCTCGACGCATTCCGGACGCTCGGCGTGATCTACGGCGGAGTCGTCCGGCTCGCGGTGCCGCGGTTCACGGCGGCGGAGCGGAAGAAGATCGTCGCGATGCTCGACGACGTCGCGGCCCGGATGGACGCGCAGCACCAGGCCGAGGTCGTCCGCGAGGGCTCGGACCTGTACGGGATGTGGGCCGACGCCTGCGGGAACCCGTCGCTCGCGCAGCTCTGCCGCGCGACCACGGACGGCCTCGCGTTCAAGCTGCGCGTGCCGGAGTTCGCCGAGCTCGTCCCGAACGAGGTCGTCCGGCCCGAGCTCGACGACCTGAAGGCCGCCGTCCTCGCCGAGGACCCGATCGCCGCCGAGCTGGCGATGGAGGCCATCCACCTGCTCCCGACGCGCTCCTGA
- a CDS encoding MarR family winged helix-turn-helix transcriptional regulator: MHEQAEQWPLGRLLSAAARAVERDWDERLRAIGLTHAALIAIDILIRTGPTGADTLARTAHVRPQTMSLTLERAERDGLVERTPHPDDRRRRVVSVTDAGRAAWDTARHIEREVLPDDDALRERLTRILSTD, from the coding sequence ATGCACGAGCAGGCGGAGCAGTGGCCCCTCGGCCGCCTGCTCTCCGCAGCAGCCCGGGCCGTCGAGCGCGACTGGGACGAGCGGCTCCGGGCGATCGGGCTGACCCACGCAGCGCTCATCGCCATCGACATCCTGATCCGCACCGGGCCGACCGGCGCCGACACCCTCGCACGGACGGCGCACGTCCGACCGCAGACGATGTCCCTGACGCTCGAGCGGGCCGAGCGTGACGGGCTCGTCGAGCGGACGCCGCACCCCGACGACCGTCGACGCCGGGTGGTCTCGGTCACCGATGCCGGACGCGCAGCGTGGGACACAGCGCGGCACATCGAGCGCGAGGTGCTGCCCGACGACGACGCACTCCGGGAACGACTGACGAGGATCCTGTCCACGGACTGA
- a CDS encoding LCP family protein, producing MPDRADVPSPVSERRAARAAAEAELRASRGSRRPRPDQQARKPRRRRPVLRAVLAATASLAGVATVLAVVGAVFVGGLVRSFDTEKDVIPDAFPTGNRPAPTAGAQNVLLIGSDSRAARDPDGDQALGGRSDALMLAHVPADRHAVYLMSIMRDAWVDVPGHGQAKINAAYSWGGVPLTVQTVEQLLDVRIDHVAEIDFAGFEDLTDALGGVTVSSPQAFTARGHTFTAGPNRLDGAGALAFVRERYAFADADHTRVRNQQAFMRGVFQQALSRGTLTQPGRIQEAVAATSRHLAVDPGLDASTLFGLGWSLRGVRADDLRTFTMPTAGSGTSTDGQSYVTLDDGDRRTLAQSLRSDDLDRWLAARNH from the coding sequence GTGCCCGACCGTGCCGACGTCCCGTCCCCCGTCTCCGAGCGCCGCGCCGCCCGCGCGGCGGCCGAGGCCGAGCTCCGAGCATCCCGGGGCAGCCGCCGCCCACGGCCCGACCAGCAGGCACGCAAGCCACGCCGTCGACGTCCGGTCCTCCGTGCGGTCCTCGCCGCGACCGCCTCGCTCGCCGGCGTCGCCACCGTGCTGGCCGTCGTCGGGGCGGTGTTCGTCGGCGGACTCGTCCGGAGTTTCGACACCGAGAAGGACGTCATCCCCGACGCGTTCCCGACCGGGAACCGTCCCGCCCCGACGGCCGGCGCGCAGAACGTCCTGCTCATCGGCTCGGACTCGCGCGCAGCTCGCGACCCCGACGGCGACCAGGCCCTCGGCGGGCGGTCCGATGCCCTGATGCTCGCGCACGTCCCGGCGGACCGGCACGCGGTCTACCTGATGTCCATCATGCGCGACGCCTGGGTCGACGTGCCCGGCCATGGCCAGGCGAAGATCAACGCCGCGTACTCGTGGGGCGGCGTCCCCCTCACCGTGCAGACCGTCGAGCAGCTGCTGGACGTCCGGATCGACCACGTCGCTGAGATCGACTTCGCCGGGTTCGAGGACCTGACGGACGCGCTCGGCGGTGTCACCGTCTCATCGCCGCAGGCGTTCACCGCGCGCGGACACACCTTCACCGCAGGGCCGAACCGGCTCGACGGCGCCGGGGCCCTCGCGTTCGTGCGCGAGCGGTACGCCTTCGCCGACGCCGACCACACCCGCGTACGCAACCAGCAGGCGTTCATGCGGGGGGTGTTCCAGCAGGCCCTCTCCCGCGGGACCCTCACCCAGCCCGGTCGGATCCAGGAGGCCGTCGCCGCGACCAGCCGTCACCTGGCGGTCGATCCAGGCCTGGACGCATCGACGCTCTTCGGTCTGGGATGGTCCCTCCGTGGCGTCCGGGCCGACGACCTCCGGACCTTCACGATGCCGACCGCGGGTTCGGGCACGAGCACCGACGGCCAGTCGTACGTGACGCTCGACGACGGCGACCGGCGGACGCTCGCCCAGTCCCTCCGCTCCGACGACCTCGACCGGTGGCTCGCCGCCCGGAACCACTGA
- a CDS encoding MMPL family transporter, which produces MPRFLRIVLPAVVIVVWLVVASVGGPVFGKISDVATNDQTSFLPASADATKVQERSSAFRQASGAPAIVVLDRDGGLRDGDRTAAEQLAATLGDRSDVQGVSPVIPSEDGDAVEIVATLTQDAETGEAVASIRADVEDALPAGLSGYVTGPAGFTADLTEAFAGIDGILLGVALAAVFVILVVVYRSPLLPVLVLGTATFALCASILVVYWLADAGIVTVNGQVQGILSILVIGAATDYALLYTARYREALRDHRTGWGATKAALRGAVEPIVASGGTVIVGVLCLLFSDLNSNKALGPVAAIGIAFSLLAALTLLPALLMAFRRAAFWPLRPAYGSAHKVLTGPDARGIWARVGRLVARRTRTVWVVCTVALLAMGAGIVGLRADGVPQSDLVIGSSQARDGQDVLADHFPGGSGSPAQVIGPERDLDRLVTAIRSVDGVDGVVAAAKDSPSGTTPVGTTTKADTAARGPVADPTVSGGDVLLEATLTAPADSARAEQTVRDLRTAVERVAPDALVGGVTATALDTNDTGIRDRTVIIPIVLVVILLILMLLLRSVVAPLVLIGSVIVSFVAALGVGALVFDHVLHLPGADPSVPLFSFVFLVALGVDYNIFLMTRVREEALRHGPREGVLRGLGATGGVITSAGIVLAATFAALGVIPILFLVQIAFIVAFGVLLDTVVVRSLLVPAVVYDLGRRAWWPSRRSRATHHM; this is translated from the coding sequence GTGCCCCGCTTCCTCCGCATCGTGCTGCCCGCCGTCGTCATCGTGGTCTGGCTCGTCGTCGCCTCCGTCGGCGGTCCGGTCTTCGGCAAGATCTCCGACGTCGCGACCAACGACCAGACGTCCTTCCTGCCGGCCTCGGCCGACGCGACGAAGGTGCAGGAGCGCTCCTCGGCGTTCCGACAGGCGTCCGGGGCGCCCGCGATCGTCGTGCTCGACCGGGACGGCGGGCTCCGCGACGGCGACCGGACCGCGGCCGAGCAGCTCGCCGCGACGCTCGGCGACCGGAGCGACGTCCAGGGGGTGAGCCCGGTCATCCCGAGCGAGGACGGCGACGCGGTCGAGATCGTGGCGACGCTGACCCAGGACGCCGAGACCGGTGAGGCGGTGGCGTCGATCCGCGCCGACGTCGAGGACGCGCTGCCCGCCGGGCTCTCCGGGTACGTCACCGGTCCGGCGGGCTTCACGGCCGACCTGACCGAGGCGTTCGCGGGCATCGACGGCATCCTGCTCGGGGTCGCCCTCGCCGCGGTCTTCGTGATCCTCGTCGTCGTCTACCGTTCGCCGCTCCTGCCGGTGCTCGTGCTCGGTACCGCGACCTTCGCCCTCTGCGCCTCGATCCTCGTCGTGTACTGGCTCGCGGACGCCGGCATCGTCACCGTGAACGGCCAGGTGCAGGGCATCCTGTCGATCCTGGTGATCGGTGCCGCGACGGACTACGCGCTCCTGTACACCGCCCGGTACCGCGAGGCGCTGCGGGACCACCGGACCGGCTGGGGAGCGACGAAGGCGGCCCTGCGCGGCGCCGTCGAGCCGATCGTCGCCTCGGGCGGCACCGTCATCGTCGGCGTGCTGTGCCTGCTGTTCTCGGACCTCAACTCCAACAAGGCGCTCGGTCCGGTCGCGGCCATCGGCATCGCGTTCAGCCTGCTCGCCGCCCTCACCCTGCTGCCGGCGCTCCTGATGGCGTTCCGAAGGGCTGCGTTCTGGCCGCTGCGGCCGGCGTACGGCAGCGCGCACAAGGTGCTCACCGGGCCGGACGCCCGGGGGATCTGGGCGCGCGTCGGGCGGCTCGTGGCGCGTCGGACCCGCACGGTGTGGGTGGTCTGCACGGTGGCCCTGCTCGCGATGGGGGCCGGTATCGTCGGGCTCCGGGCGGACGGCGTCCCGCAGAGCGACCTCGTCATCGGGTCCTCGCAGGCCCGGGACGGCCAGGACGTCCTCGCCGACCACTTCCCCGGCGGCTCCGGGAGCCCCGCGCAGGTGATCGGCCCGGAGCGCGACCTCGACCGGCTCGTCACGGCGATCCGCTCGGTCGACGGGGTGGACGGCGTCGTGGCGGCGGCGAAGGACAGCCCGTCCGGGACCACCCCCGTCGGCACCACGACGAAGGCCGACACTGCTGCCCGGGGACCGGTCGCCGACCCGACGGTCTCGGGCGGGGACGTCCTGCTCGAGGCCACGCTCACCGCACCCGCCGACTCGGCACGCGCGGAGCAGACCGTGCGGGACCTGCGGACCGCGGTGGAGCGGGTGGCGCCGGACGCGCTCGTCGGCGGGGTCACCGCCACCGCCCTCGACACGAACGACACCGGCATCCGCGACCGGACGGTCATCATCCCGATCGTGCTGGTGGTCATCCTGCTCATCCTGATGCTGCTGCTGCGGAGCGTCGTGGCGCCCCTGGTGCTCATCGGGAGCGTCATCGTGTCCTTCGTGGCCGCGCTCGGCGTCGGCGCGCTCGTCTTCGACCACGTCCTGCACCTGCCGGGCGCCGACCCCTCGGTCCCGCTGTTCTCGTTCGTGTTCCTCGTGGCGCTCGGGGTGGACTACAACATCTTCCTCATGACCCGGGTCCGCGAGGAGGCCCTGCGGCACGGACCGCGCGAGGGCGTGCTCCGCGGCCTCGGGGCGACGGGCGGCGTGATCACCTCGGCGGGCATCGTCCTCGCGGCGACGTTCGCGGCGCTCGGCGTCATCCCGATCCTGTTCCTCGTGCAGATCGCGTTCATCGTGGCGTTCGGCGTCCTGCTCGACACGGTCGTGGTCCGCTCCCTGCTCGTGCCGGCGGTCGTGTACGACCTCGGTCGCCGCGCATGGTGGCCGTCGCGCCGCTCGCGCGCGACCCATCACATGTGA
- a CDS encoding LysM peptidoglycan-binding domain-containing protein, translating into MKKLSRTRTIVGGLAFAGIAATGVGLAAAPANAASGSTWDALAQCESGGNWAINTGNGYYGGLQFTLGTWQANGGSGNPASASREAQIAVAERVLASQGWGAWPACSAKLGLSGTAGAAPQAAAPQQAAPQQAAPQQAAPKQVAPQQRTAPATTQAAKPAAPSKPAAVPTSGKTYTIQSGDTLDSIATKLGIDGGYMKLWAANTSTIDDANLIYAGQQLQLPA; encoded by the coding sequence ATGAAGAAGCTTTCCCGTACCCGCACCATCGTCGGTGGCCTGGCGTTCGCCGGCATCGCCGCGACCGGTGTCGGCCTCGCGGCGGCGCCCGCGAACGCAGCGTCCGGCTCGACCTGGGACGCGCTTGCACAGTGCGAGTCCGGCGGCAACTGGGCCATCAACACCGGCAACGGCTACTACGGCGGCCTGCAGTTCACCCTCGGCACCTGGCAGGCGAACGGCGGCTCGGGCAACCCGGCGTCGGCGAGCCGCGAGGCCCAGATCGCCGTGGCCGAGCGCGTCCTCGCCTCGCAGGGCTGGGGCGCCTGGCCGGCCTGCTCCGCGAAGCTCGGCCTGAGCGGGACCGCCGGTGCAGCACCGCAGGCCGCGGCCCCGCAGCAGGCCGCTCCCCAGCAGGCCGCCCCGCAGCAGGCGGCGCCGAAGCAGGTCGCCCCGCAGCAGCGCACGGCGCCGGCGACCACGCAGGCGGCGAAGCCCGCTGCGCCGTCGAAGCCCGCCGCGGTCCCGACGAGCGGCAAGACGTACACGATCCAGTCCGGCGACACCCTGGACAGCATCGCGACGAAGCTCGGCATCGACGGCGGCTACATGAAGCTGTGGGCCGCGAACACGTCGACCATCGACGACGCGAACCTGATCTACGCCGGCCAGCAGCTGCAGCTCCCCGCCTGA
- a CDS encoding LCP family protein, with product MSIDPEQTTRRARRGHVPPRHGRQKRGGGVVLPAVAGVLAMGLVLTGGYAAFAYASLSNNVTKIDAIVPKAKGADDVDGTAQNILLVGDDHRPDNATPEEMAELSTESDGGATNTDTMIVLHISADGSQATMISFPRDSYVDIPGVGKGKLNSAFYYGTLNGGGDTGGAKLLIQTIQDLSGLTIDHYVRVSLLGFYQVVKELGPVEVCLNQPAKDPYSGVDLPAGTSQLDAKQALSFVRQRHGLPNGDLDRNVRQQYFLSQEARKVLSAGTLLNPVKMNNILSAVGGSVQTDTDLISLATQMRNLRPGNIQSATIPTLGTPTIYVGGSALSIVQVDTVGLPAFVQGLVGEPEEYTKATAAEPAATTVTVLNGSGVTGAAAAAGENLTARGFQVGAPGSSDETKTTQVQYPAGQEAQAKAVAAVVPGAVAVRSTKVTGVTLVLGSDGKTVSAPAAPASPDAGSSEPAAPESSSSSESSEPSPSSTDVKSYGKEGVCIN from the coding sequence GTGAGCATCGATCCCGAGCAGACGACGCGCCGCGCCCGCCGCGGCCACGTGCCGCCGCGCCACGGGCGCCAGAAGCGCGGGGGCGGGGTCGTCCTGCCCGCCGTCGCGGGAGTGCTGGCGATGGGCCTGGTCCTCACCGGCGGGTACGCCGCGTTCGCGTACGCGAGCCTGTCCAACAACGTCACGAAGATCGACGCGATCGTCCCGAAGGCCAAGGGGGCGGACGACGTCGACGGCACCGCGCAGAACATCCTGCTCGTCGGTGACGACCACCGGCCGGACAACGCGACGCCGGAGGAGATGGCGGAGCTCAGCACCGAGTCCGACGGCGGCGCGACGAACACCGACACGATGATCGTGCTGCACATCAGCGCCGACGGGTCCCAGGCGACGATGATCTCGTTCCCGCGCGACTCGTACGTCGACATCCCGGGCGTCGGCAAGGGCAAGCTCAACAGCGCCTTCTACTACGGGACGCTCAACGGCGGTGGCGACACCGGCGGCGCGAAGCTCCTCATCCAGACGATCCAGGACCTCAGTGGCCTGACGATCGACCACTACGTGCGCGTCTCGCTGCTCGGCTTCTACCAGGTCGTCAAGGAACTCGGGCCGGTCGAGGTCTGCCTGAACCAGCCCGCCAAGGACCCGTACTCCGGGGTGGACCTGCCCGCGGGGACGTCGCAGCTCGACGCGAAGCAGGCGCTCTCCTTCGTGCGGCAGCGGCACGGACTGCCGAACGGCGACCTCGACCGCAACGTCCGCCAGCAGTACTTCCTGTCGCAGGAGGCCCGCAAGGTGCTCTCCGCCGGGACCCTGCTCAACCCCGTCAAGATGAACAACATCCTCAGCGCGGTGGGCGGCTCGGTGCAGACCGACACCGACCTCATCTCGCTCGCGACGCAGATGCGGAACCTGCGGCCGGGGAACATCCAGTCGGCGACGATCCCGACGCTCGGCACCCCCACGATCTACGTCGGCGGCTCCGCGCTGTCGATCGTCCAGGTCGACACCGTCGGCCTGCCCGCCTTCGTGCAGGGACTCGTCGGCGAGCCCGAGGAGTACACGAAGGCGACCGCGGCCGAACCCGCGGCGACGACCGTCACGGTCCTGAACGGCAGCGGTGTCACGGGTGCCGCCGCCGCCGCGGGAGAGAACCTGACAGCGCGCGGCTTCCAGGTCGGCGCCCCGGGGTCCTCCGACGAGACGAAGACCACCCAGGTGCAGTACCCGGCGGGCCAGGAGGCGCAGGCGAAGGCCGTCGCCGCGGTCGTGCCCGGTGCCGTCGCGGTGCGCTCGACGAAGGTGACCGGCGTGACGCTCGTGCTCGGGTCCGACGGCAAGACCGTGTCCGCCCCGGCCGCCCCCGCGTCGCCGGACGCCGGCTCGTCCGAACCCGCTGCGCCGGAGTCGTCGTCCTCGTCGGAGTCGTCGGAGCCGTCGCCGTCGTCGACCGACGTGAAGTCGTACGGCAAGGAAGGCGTCTGCATCAACTGA